From a region of the Salinispira pacifica genome:
- a CDS encoding VIT1/CCC1 transporter family protein: protein MNERKLDKETLKRLFVFQKNEVTEHRIYSRLAKSEKDPENRKVLEHIASQEKKHADILAKYTGKNPRPMGFRLFFYTFIARTMGLTFGVKLMEKREEAAEEAYREIAHLVPEAEQIASEEDEHENQLVNMLNEERLDYMGSIVLGLNDALVELTGALAGLTFALQNTSLTAAAGLITGIAASMSMAASEYLSTTADEEAKSKAVKSAVYTGIAYILTVILLILPYLLLQNGILALAVTLTIAVAIIFFFNYYISIAKDLNFSRRFWEMALLSLGVAAISFGVGFVVRQVFGIDV, encoded by the coding sequence ATGAATGAGCGGAAACTTGACAAAGAAACATTAAAACGTCTCTTTGTATTTCAAAAAAATGAGGTTACCGAGCATCGGATCTACTCCCGGCTTGCCAAGTCGGAAAAAGACCCGGAAAACCGGAAGGTGCTGGAACATATTGCATCTCAAGAAAAGAAACACGCCGATATTTTGGCGAAATACACCGGAAAAAACCCCAGGCCCATGGGGTTCAGACTGTTTTTCTACACCTTTATCGCCCGCACCATGGGCCTCACATTCGGTGTGAAACTGATGGAAAAGCGCGAGGAAGCCGCCGAAGAGGCGTACCGGGAGATCGCCCACCTGGTGCCCGAGGCTGAACAGATTGCATCTGAAGAGGATGAGCATGAAAACCAGCTGGTGAATATGCTGAACGAGGAGCGGCTGGATTACATGGGATCCATTGTGCTGGGACTGAACGATGCGCTGGTTGAACTCACCGGCGCACTTGCGGGGCTGACCTTTGCCCTTCAGAATACCAGCCTCACTGCAGCCGCCGGATTAATTACCGGAATCGCCGCCAGCATGTCCATGGCAGCCAGCGAGTATCTGAGTACCACTGCAGATGAAGAGGCAAAGTCCAAGGCGGTGAAATCGGCGGTGTACACCGGGATTGCCTATATTCTCACGGTTATCCTGCTGATTCTTCCGTATCTGCTTCTCCAGAACGGGATTCTTGCTCTTGCAGTGACTTTGACCATCGCAGTAGCCATAATCTTTTTCTTTAATTATTATATCTCCATTGCAAAAGATCTGAATTTCTCCCGCCGATTCTGGGAAATGGCGTTGTTGAGTCTGGGAGTGGCCGCAATCAGTTTCGGAGTGGGCTTTGTGGTTCGCCAGGTGTTCGGCATAGATGTATAA
- a CDS encoding TetR/AcrR family transcriptional regulator, with the protein MRADKARNKEQIIQTAVSMITPWNFEAVSLDEIARESGVTRATVYNHFSSKLELIKEITMPSMDYITSELKAGLDEAEVTLHGLFAILFRTYELHHQGLELASCKGLNDDPDVLASYGEFIGYFWRYMERARPEGYPLGKEESGRLISRIYLPVLNHIHDEKNGISPGEDPRQVRLDRFSRILSGALGICG; encoded by the coding sequence ATGAGAGCCGATAAAGCCCGTAATAAAGAGCAGATTATTCAAACCGCTGTAAGCATGATCACCCCCTGGAATTTTGAGGCGGTATCTCTGGATGAGATTGCCAGGGAATCGGGGGTCACCAGGGCTACGGTGTATAATCACTTTTCCTCCAAGCTGGAATTAATCAAAGAGATAACCATGCCCTCAATGGACTATATTACCAGTGAGCTGAAAGCGGGGCTGGATGAGGCTGAGGTGACCCTCCACGGGCTGTTCGCCATTCTGTTTCGAACCTATGAACTGCATCATCAGGGGTTGGAACTTGCCTCCTGCAAGGGGCTGAATGACGACCCCGACGTGCTGGCCTCATACGGGGAGTTTATCGGGTACTTTTGGCGCTATATGGAGAGGGCCAGGCCGGAGGGATATCCTCTGGGGAAAGAGGAGTCGGGAAGGCTGATCTCCCGGATATATCTTCCTGTATTAAATCATATCCATGATGAGAAGAACGGCATCTCCCCGGGGGAAGATCCCCGGCAGGTCCGCCTTGACCGGTTTTCCCGGATACTCAGCGGTGCTCTGGGGATTTGCGGATAA
- a CDS encoding FAD-dependent oxidoreductase, protein MKVLIIGGVAGGATTAARLRRIQEDAEIVIFERGGYISYANCGLPYYIGDVIQDRDRLFVQTPESFRENLNIDVRIRSEVTSIDPESKHISVKNLETGEEYRESYDKLVLSPGAEPVKPPIPGIQSEGIFTLRSVPETDAIKTFVEEHNPRKAVIVGAGFIGLEMAENLHEKGLYVTIVEMAQQVMNVVDYEMAAQVHQHLKTKDVEFYLQDGVSNFSRQKGADGQERIIITLQSGRTIETDMVILSIGVRPESRLARDCGIETGETGGIKVNSHLETSEKDIYAVGDAIEFINPITKQPTITYLAGPANKQGRICADNIVFGNQKEYRGSISTAIAKVFDITVASTGASEKTLNKHRIPYHSIITHGSSHAGYYPNAMPVTIKTLFSKDEGRVLGAQIIGYEGVDKRIDMIAAVIRQEGSVQDLMELEHAYAPPYSSAKDPVNIAGFVAENILTGRSRHIHWNEVAAGCNPDEMQLVDVRTPEEYQLGSIDGAVNIPVYEVRSRLGELDRNKTIIVFCGVGLRAYQAERILRQNGFEDVFNLSGGYKTYEYAAQKQSNEDIFENDTIWKDDNIYQVDPDRKSAQPGSAPVSDSVMASAAGIKKMEIDARGLQCPGPIMALKKSVDSASEGQIIRETATDPGFYKDVKSWCNMTGNTLVSLEQDGANIVAEVRKAAARDSAAQNGTAGRSGSNAGNESTMVVFSDSLDQALANFVIANGAASAGKKVTLFFTFWGLSVIKKSRKTRGVKKDFMGKMFSLMLPRGSKKLGLSKMNMAGMGAGMMRRRMKKLNIDSLETMIDQARENGVRMVACQMSMDVMGVKAEELIDGVEIGGVASYLEAASSAGVNLFI, encoded by the coding sequence ATGAAAGTACTAATTATCGGTGGCGTGGCCGGCGGCGCAACCACAGCAGCACGGCTGCGGAGAATTCAGGAAGATGCAGAGATCGTTATTTTCGAACGGGGCGGGTACATCAGTTACGCAAACTGCGGTCTGCCATACTACATCGGCGATGTGATTCAGGACCGGGATCGACTCTTTGTTCAAACTCCCGAAAGCTTCAGGGAAAATCTGAATATTGATGTACGAATCCGCAGCGAAGTAACATCCATAGACCCGGAATCGAAGCATATCAGCGTAAAAAATCTGGAAACAGGGGAAGAATACCGGGAGAGCTACGACAAGCTGGTGCTCTCTCCCGGTGCGGAACCGGTGAAGCCTCCCATTCCGGGCATCCAGTCCGAAGGTATTTTCACCCTTCGTTCTGTGCCGGAAACCGACGCCATTAAAACCTTCGTTGAGGAACACAATCCCCGTAAAGCGGTGATCGTGGGTGCCGGATTTATCGGTCTGGAAATGGCGGAGAACCTGCACGAAAAAGGACTCTATGTCACCATCGTGGAAATGGCCCAGCAGGTGATGAATGTGGTGGACTATGAGATGGCCGCCCAGGTTCATCAGCATCTGAAAACCAAGGATGTGGAATTCTATCTTCAGGACGGAGTCAGCAATTTCAGCAGACAGAAGGGAGCAGACGGTCAGGAGCGGATCATCATAACCCTTCAGAGCGGCAGAACCATCGAAACCGATATGGTGATCCTCTCCATCGGCGTCCGGCCCGAAAGCCGTCTGGCACGGGATTGCGGAATTGAAACCGGGGAAACCGGAGGCATTAAGGTTAACTCCCACCTGGAAACTTCGGAAAAAGATATCTATGCGGTGGGCGATGCCATAGAATTCATCAATCCCATCACCAAACAGCCCACCATCACCTATCTGGCAGGTCCTGCCAACAAGCAGGGGCGGATTTGCGCAGATAATATTGTGTTCGGAAATCAAAAAGAGTACCGGGGTTCCATTTCCACGGCCATCGCCAAGGTGTTCGACATCACCGTAGCATCCACCGGAGCCAGCGAAAAGACACTGAACAAGCACCGCATACCCTATCACTCCATCATCACCCACGGATCAAGCCACGCAGGCTACTATCCCAACGCCATGCCGGTAACCATTAAAACCCTCTTCTCCAAGGATGAAGGCCGGGTTCTTGGGGCCCAGATTATCGGGTACGAAGGGGTTGATAAGCGGATCGATATGATAGCCGCGGTAATCCGACAGGAAGGTAGCGTCCAGGATCTCATGGAACTTGAGCACGCCTATGCGCCCCCCTACTCTTCGGCGAAAGATCCGGTGAACATTGCGGGGTTCGTGGCGGAAAACATTCTCACCGGCAGAAGCCGGCACATCCACTGGAACGAGGTGGCCGCAGGCTGCAACCCTGATGAAATGCAGCTGGTGGATGTGCGCACCCCCGAGGAATATCAGCTGGGAAGCATAGACGGAGCGGTGAACATACCGGTGTATGAAGTGCGAAGCCGTCTGGGTGAACTTGACCGGAACAAAACCATTATCGTGTTCTGTGGAGTGGGACTGCGGGCATATCAGGCGGAACGGATTCTCCGACAGAATGGATTTGAAGATGTATTCAACCTTTCCGGAGGGTACAAGACCTACGAATATGCCGCCCAGAAACAGAGCAACGAGGACATATTTGAAAATGACACCATCTGGAAGGATGACAACATCTATCAGGTGGATCCGGACCGGAAGAGTGCACAGCCGGGCTCTGCACCGGTATCGGATTCTGTCATGGCTTCGGCGGCAGGTATCAAGAAAATGGAAATCGATGCCCGGGGACTTCAATGTCCCGGCCCGATTATGGCCCTGAAAAAAAGCGTGGACAGTGCCTCAGAGGGGCAGATAATCCGGGAGACCGCCACCGATCCGGGCTTCTACAAGGATGTGAAAAGCTGGTGCAATATGACCGGCAACACCCTGGTGAGTCTTGAGCAGGACGGAGCCAATATCGTGGCGGAAGTCCGGAAAGCCGCCGCCCGGGACAGTGCAGCGCAAAACGGCACTGCAGGCAGATCAGGAAGCAACGCGGGCAATGAAAGCACCATGGTGGTATTCTCCGACAGTCTGGATCAGGCCCTGGCCAACTTCGTGATCGCCAACGGTGCAGCCAGCGCCGGAAAAAAAGTTACCCTCTTTTTCACCTTCTGGGGATTAAGCGTCATCAAAAAGAGCCGGAAGACCCGGGGCGTCAAAAAAGACTTCATGGGGAAAATGTTCTCCCTCATGCTCCCCCGGGGCAGTAAAAAGCTGGGGTTGAGCAAAATGAACATGGCAGGCATGGGTGCAGGCATGATGCGCAGACGAATGAAGAAGCTGAACATCGACAGTCTGGAAACCATGATCGATCAGGCCCGGGAGAACGGTGTGCGCATGGTTGCATGCCAGATGTCCATGGATGTGATGGGCGTAAAGGCCGAAGAGCTGATCGACGGCGTGGAAATCGGCGGAGTGGCAAGCTATCTGGAAGCCGCAAGCAGCGCCGGGGTGAACCTCTTTATTTAA
- a CDS encoding methyl-accepting chemotaxis protein — MQRLSTRFFAILSGYILLFLATVILTLSITRQQADDGVLINMAGRQRMLTQRMTKELFHYLISGEDQWLESHRNTRNVFHASLTALRDGGQIPLDLSMERYRSIPGALTPEILSALEAGTEKWERYRQEADSVLQSRRENRSSEPSRVSQNTELPDTAALNSLSSLSVSLLGDMNAAVVLMQEGNERKVASLITGQFIILGFILVYSLLVLVYIRRGISNPLQEVTDTAAILGRGALAEIQAENTRSDEIGQLRSSFIKLSRMLDHRMQLLMEMGNGQLKQEIQAEGPDDRFARALVQTRDSLSDLIYQVRNATENSRSAAGELSESASTVASGASEQAASLEQISSNLNEIRTRSRENTRSADKVAEASRDARQLVEQNTQMNNELIRNMAELEQSASDIQSITKTIDDISFQINLLALNANVEAARAGKYGKGFSVVAEEVRNLAARSTDAVAETRDLISRNNELTGSVKAGIENGNSVLVKVAQSTGDIHSRLDEVRRVLQNQDSQISEITDGIDQISAVTQSNTASAEELSAAADELNSLSRRLSELVEVFSI, encoded by the coding sequence ATGCAGCGTCTTTCCACACGCTTTTTCGCCATTTTATCAGGATACATTCTGCTTTTCCTTGCCACGGTCATTCTTACGCTGAGCATTACCCGTCAGCAGGCCGACGATGGAGTGTTGATCAACATGGCAGGCCGTCAGAGAATGCTGACACAGAGAATGACCAAAGAGCTGTTTCACTACCTTATCAGTGGTGAAGATCAGTGGCTGGAATCTCACAGGAATACCAGAAATGTTTTTCATGCAAGCCTTACCGCCCTTCGTGACGGCGGACAAATTCCCCTTGATCTGAGCATGGAACGCTATCGCAGTATTCCCGGGGCACTCACACCGGAAATTCTCAGTGCGCTGGAGGCAGGGACAGAAAAATGGGAGCGCTACCGGCAGGAAGCCGACAGCGTTCTTCAAAGCCGCCGGGAAAACAGATCTTCGGAACCTTCCCGGGTATCTCAAAACACAGAACTACCGGACACTGCAGCTCTGAACTCGCTTTCTTCTTTGAGTGTTTCATTGCTGGGGGATATGAATGCTGCGGTGGTACTGATGCAGGAGGGAAATGAGCGGAAGGTGGCATCGCTTATTACCGGTCAATTTATTATCCTGGGATTCATCCTGGTCTACAGTCTGCTGGTTCTTGTGTATATCAGAAGGGGTATCAGCAATCCTCTACAGGAGGTCACCGACACCGCAGCAATTCTCGGCAGGGGAGCCCTGGCGGAGATTCAGGCTGAAAACACACGGAGTGACGAAATCGGTCAACTCAGATCGAGTTTCATCAAACTCAGCAGAATGCTCGACCATCGCATGCAGCTACTGATGGAAATGGGAAACGGTCAGTTGAAACAGGAAATACAAGCCGAGGGACCGGATGACAGGTTCGCCCGTGCGCTCGTCCAGACACGGGACAGCCTTAGCGATCTCATTTATCAGGTGCGCAATGCAACGGAAAACAGCCGTTCTGCAGCCGGCGAACTTTCAGAATCCGCATCGACGGTTGCCAGCGGCGCCAGTGAGCAGGCGGCCAGCCTGGAACAGATCTCCTCAAACCTGAATGAGATCCGCACCCGGTCCCGTGAGAACACCCGCAGCGCCGACAAGGTTGCCGAAGCTTCCCGGGACGCCCGGCAGCTGGTGGAACAGAACACTCAAATGAACAATGAGCTCATCCGGAACATGGCGGAGCTGGAGCAATCGGCATCGGATATTCAAAGTATCACCAAAACCATCGACGACATCTCGTTCCAGATCAACCTGCTTGCCCTCAATGCCAACGTGGAGGCCGCACGGGCAGGTAAATATGGAAAAGGATTTTCTGTTGTTGCCGAAGAAGTGCGGAATCTGGCCGCCAGAAGCACGGACGCCGTGGCTGAAACCAGGGATCTGATCTCCAGGAATAACGAATTGACCGGCAGCGTAAAGGCCGGGATCGAAAACGGCAATTCCGTGCTGGTGAAAGTCGCCCAGTCCACAGGAGATATTCACAGCAGACTGGATGAGGTTCGCCGAGTACTGCAGAATCAGGATTCACAGATTTCCGAGATAACTGACGGGATTGACCAGATATCTGCGGTAACCCAGAGTAACACCGCAAGCGCCGAGGAGCTTTCAGCCGCTGCCGATGAACTCAACTCCCTGAGCCGCAGACTATCCGAACTTGTGGAAGTATTTTCGATATAA
- a CDS encoding glycosyltransferase → MNETRERILFLYLSTGGGHISAARALANELEFRYSPEEVEIHLFDGIPDNGSEIQRTLVERGYRFSTLTLPFLWSIIYQVSNIPFVMNFHTKAMNFFSVPFLRKYIRKHRITRVVNLHFLLTRPLFRALRQTRRLDIPVVTVVLDPFSCHPLWFYRQFAPMIVFSQRAEKQARTSIRWLGMPPMLLPRKREVVQLPPILSSKFNRPLDRETRLNLRDEYGFSRDKRLILMAGGGEGLPRGEKYLEAISRAGLDTQIVFVCGRNISQYERVQEIAEKYSQASIHVFGFVNFMYELMNMADVIVTKAGPATIFEALLLQKPLILTQRLYGQEQGNVDFVVNNQLGWFITKPRLMMEKINEILEHPELFDSTISRIRKAGITNGTSRIVDYIMNLPALPEKRNKILDILYSRK, encoded by the coding sequence ATGAACGAGACGAGAGAACGGATCCTGTTTCTGTATTTATCCACCGGAGGCGGGCATATTTCCGCAGCCCGGGCATTGGCCAACGAACTGGAATTCAGATATTCCCCGGAAGAAGTGGAAATTCACCTCTTCGACGGCATTCCCGACAACGGTTCCGAGATCCAGAGAACCCTGGTTGAGCGGGGTTACCGCTTTTCCACCCTCACCCTGCCGTTTCTCTGGTCTATTATCTACCAGGTTTCCAACATTCCTTTTGTGATGAACTTCCATACCAAGGCGATGAACTTTTTCTCGGTACCGTTTTTACGGAAATATATCAGAAAGCACCGGATCACCCGGGTGGTGAACCTTCATTTTCTTCTTACCAGGCCCCTGTTCCGAGCACTCAGGCAGACCCGGCGGCTGGATATTCCGGTGGTCACCGTGGTTCTGGATCCGTTTTCCTGCCATCCCCTGTGGTTTTACCGCCAGTTTGCACCCATGATCGTTTTTTCCCAGCGGGCGGAGAAGCAGGCCAGAACCTCCATACGCTGGCTGGGCATGCCCCCCATGCTTCTTCCCAGAAAACGGGAGGTGGTCCAGCTTCCCCCCATTCTCAGTTCAAAATTCAACCGCCCCCTGGACAGGGAAACCCGCCTCAATCTCCGGGATGAATACGGGTTTTCCCGTGATAAGCGGCTGATTCTCATGGCCGGCGGAGGCGAGGGCCTTCCCCGGGGAGAAAAATACCTTGAGGCCATCAGCCGGGCGGGGCTGGACACCCAGATCGTCTTTGTATGCGGCCGGAATATCAGCCAGTACGAACGGGTACAGGAAATTGCCGAAAAATATTCCCAGGCATCAATCCATGTTTTCGGTTTTGTGAATTTCATGTATGAGCTGATGAACATGGCGGATGTAATTGTCACCAAAGCGGGGCCCGCAACGATTTTTGAAGCCCTGCTCCTTCAGAAACCGCTGATCCTCACCCAGCGGCTTTACGGCCAGGAACAGGGAAACGTGGATTTTGTGGTGAACAACCAGCTGGGGTGGTTCATCACCAAGCCCAGGCTGATGATGGAAAAGATTAACGAAATTCTTGAGCATCCCGAACTCTTCGACTCCACCATATCCCGCATACGCAAGGCCGGGATCACCAACGGCACGTCCCGGATTGTGGATTACATCATGAACCTGCCTGCTCTGCCTGAGAAGCGGAACAAAATTCTGGATATTCTCTACAGCCGGAAATAA
- the ileS gene encoding isoleucine--tRNA ligase produces MYKPVDPRVSFPKMEEAILKFWEDKSIFQKSIDQREDAEEFVFYDGPPFATGLPHFGHFVPGTIKDIIPRYQAMNGKKVHRRFGWDCHGLPVEYEMEKELGISGKSQIEEYGVAEFNEACRGIVLRYTGEWEQTVTRMGRWVDFENDYKTMDPDYMESIWWVFKQLWEKGLVYEGAYILPYSPKLATPLSNFEVNLGGYKDVHDPAITIKFTVTGDQNGKLPFSGKGAAGNGKLSLLAWTTTPWTLPSNLGLAVGEDIDYVRISDGDEEFILAESRLSHYYKDENDYRILNRLKGKDLEGWQYEPVFPYFKDLHNEGGFRIHMGDFVTTQDGTGIVHIAPGFGEDDYRVLKHSGLPVVVPIDAECQFTDEIPEYAGLFVKDADRPIINALKENGKLVRRENYLHSYPHCYRTKAPLIYRAISSWFVDIEKIKQIMLDANDEINWIPGHLQKGRFGKWLENAREWAISRNRFWGNPLPVWKCEECGHTECVGSRQELKDKSGVMVEDLHKHYVDEISWSCSCGKGEMKRIPEVLDCWFESGAMPYAQNHYPFENKESFEANFPANFIAEGLDQTRGWFYTLTVLAAALFEKPAFKNVVVNGLVLAEDGRKMSKSERNYSDPVEIIGTYGADALRLFLMDSAVVRAEDLKYSDDGVKEVLKSVIIPLWNAYSFFVTYANIDGVQPDAAPENPTNPLDRWILSAIETLVEEVRANLDAYDLQRAVDPVVKFIDQLNNWYIRRSRRRFWRSENDDDKLEAYSTLYEVLVKLVKVAAPFVPFISEEIFQNLKTDGMSESVHLCDFPQVNSRRRDSLLEHKMAITQQAVSMGRAIRSLHNLKVRQPLNAIHLVTKNRDEKNILIEMEDIIREELNVKEVIFRDNEEDLVEYSAKANFRVLGKELGKDMKEAAGKIASLSPTEIQSILDGNTLSIDISTRSIDLTVDSIIVQREEKEGLKVLNEGSLTVALDPVVTEELKQEGLVRDLVRGIQNLRKESGLEVTDRITLVVNGDDELQESLEAHKEYFQSEVLCDSLEFSSDSQPSQVNSGEVSCTVNLAKS; encoded by the coding sequence TTGTATAAACCAGTAGATCCCAGAGTGAGTTTTCCCAAGATGGAAGAGGCCATTCTCAAATTCTGGGAAGATAAGAGTATTTTCCAAAAATCAATAGATCAGCGAGAAGACGCGGAAGAATTTGTTTTTTATGACGGACCTCCATTTGCAACGGGACTTCCTCATTTTGGTCATTTTGTCCCGGGAACCATCAAGGATATTATCCCCAGATATCAGGCCATGAACGGCAAAAAAGTTCATCGCAGATTCGGCTGGGACTGTCACGGGCTTCCCGTTGAATATGAAATGGAAAAAGAGCTGGGAATTTCCGGCAAAAGCCAGATTGAAGAGTACGGAGTTGCCGAATTCAACGAAGCCTGCCGGGGAATTGTTCTCCGCTACACCGGTGAGTGGGAGCAGACCGTAACCCGGATGGGACGCTGGGTGGATTTTGAAAATGACTACAAGACCATGGATCCCGACTACATGGAATCCATCTGGTGGGTGTTCAAGCAGCTGTGGGAGAAGGGGCTCGTCTATGAAGGGGCGTACATTCTGCCCTACAGTCCCAAGCTTGCCACACCCCTGTCGAATTTCGAAGTGAATCTCGGCGGATATAAGGACGTACACGATCCTGCCATCACCATCAAATTTACCGTAACAGGTGATCAGAACGGAAAGCTTCCCTTCAGCGGTAAGGGTGCTGCAGGAAACGGCAAGCTCTCCCTGCTGGCCTGGACGACAACTCCCTGGACCCTGCCTTCCAATCTCGGGCTTGCAGTGGGGGAAGATATTGACTACGTCCGTATTTCCGACGGCGATGAAGAGTTCATTCTTGCCGAAAGCAGGCTGTCCCATTACTACAAAGATGAAAACGATTACCGCATTCTCAACCGTCTGAAAGGCAAGGACCTGGAGGGCTGGCAGTATGAACCGGTATTTCCCTATTTCAAGGATCTTCACAATGAAGGCGGATTCCGGATCCACATGGGTGATTTTGTAACCACCCAGGACGGTACGGGAATTGTACACATTGCTCCGGGTTTCGGAGAAGACGATTACCGTGTTTTGAAACACAGCGGACTGCCGGTGGTTGTGCCCATCGATGCAGAGTGTCAGTTCACCGATGAAATTCCCGAATACGCAGGGCTTTTTGTAAAAGACGCCGACCGGCCCATCATCAATGCCCTGAAGGAAAACGGGAAACTTGTGCGAAGGGAAAACTACCTTCACAGCTATCCCCATTGCTACCGAACCAAAGCGCCTCTCATTTACCGGGCCATTTCCTCATGGTTTGTGGATATCGAAAAAATCAAGCAGATCATGCTGGATGCAAACGATGAAATCAACTGGATACCCGGACATCTGCAGAAGGGAAGGTTCGGAAAATGGCTGGAGAATGCCCGTGAATGGGCCATCAGCAGAAACCGTTTCTGGGGTAATCCTCTGCCGGTCTGGAAATGCGAAGAATGCGGTCATACAGAATGTGTGGGAAGCCGCCAGGAGTTGAAGGACAAATCCGGTGTGATGGTTGAAGATCTCCACAAGCATTATGTTGATGAGATCAGCTGGAGCTGTTCCTGCGGGAAGGGCGAGATGAAGCGGATTCCCGAAGTCCTGGACTGCTGGTTTGAATCAGGCGCCATGCCCTATGCCCAGAACCATTATCCCTTTGAAAACAAGGAATCCTTTGAAGCAAATTTCCCGGCGAATTTCATCGCCGAGGGTCTGGATCAGACCAGGGGGTGGTTCTACACTCTCACCGTTCTGGCCGCCGCCCTCTTCGAGAAGCCGGCGTTCAAGAATGTGGTGGTGAACGGACTGGTTCTGGCTGAAGACGGCAGGAAAATGTCCAAGAGCGAACGGAACTACTCCGATCCGGTGGAAATCATCGGGACATACGGGGCGGATGCTCTGCGTCTCTTCCTCATGGACTCTGCTGTGGTCCGGGCTGAGGATCTCAAGTACTCCGACGACGGGGTGAAAGAGGTGCTCAAATCGGTAATAATTCCCCTGTGGAACGCCTACAGCTTCTTTGTCACCTATGCGAATATCGACGGCGTACAGCCCGATGCCGCCCCGGAAAACCCCACCAATCCCCTGGACCGCTGGATTCTCTCTGCTATAGAAACCCTGGTGGAGGAAGTCCGGGCGAACCTGGACGCCTATGACCTTCAGCGTGCAGTGGATCCTGTTGTAAAATTCATCGACCAGTTGAACAACTGGTATATCCGCCGAAGCCGCCGAAGGTTCTGGCGGAGTGAAAACGACGACGACAAGCTTGAGGCGTACTCAACCCTGTATGAGGTGCTGGTGAAGCTGGTGAAGGTGGCTGCACCCTTCGTTCCTTTTATCAGTGAGGAGATTTTCCAGAATCTGAAAACCGACGGCATGAGCGAATCGGTGCACCTCTGTGATTTCCCCCAGGTTAACAGCCGGCGCCGGGACAGTCTTCTTGAACACAAGATGGCCATAACCCAGCAGGCTGTGAGCATGGGCCGTGCAATCCGCAGCCTTCATAACCTGAAGGTCCGGCAGCCTCTGAACGCCATCCATCTGGTTACCAAAAACCGGGATGAAAAAAACATTCTCATTGAAATGGAAGACATCATCCGGGAAGAACTGAATGTGAAGGAAGTGATCTTCCGGGACAACGAGGAAGATCTGGTGGAATATTCCGCCAAGGCGAACTTCCGGGTTCTGGGAAAGGAACTGGGCAAGGATATGAAGGAAGCCGCCGGAAAAATCGCATCCCTCAGCCCCACCGAGATTCAGAGCATTCTGGACGGGAACACCCTGAGCATCGATATCAGCACCAGAAGCATCGACCTCACCGTGGATTCGATCATCGTTCAGCGGGAGGAGAAGGAAGGACTGAAAGTTCTCAACGAAGGAAGCCTTACCGTTGCCCTGGACCCTGTGGTTACCGAAGAGTTGAAACAGGAAGGCCTGGTGCGGGACCTGGTCCGGGGAATCCAAAATCTCCGAAAGGAGAGCGGCCTGGAAGTTACCGACCGGATTACACTGGTGGTGAACGGGGATGATGAACTTCAGGAATCTCTGGAGGCTCACAAGGAATACTTCCAGAGCGAAGTTCTGTGTGACAGTCTGGAATTCAGCTCCGACTCCCAGCCGTCCCAGGTCAATTCCGGAGAAGTTTCATGTACAGTAAATCTGGCAAAAAGCTGA
- the hisH gene encoding imidazole glycerol phosphate synthase subunit HisH, protein MITVIDYDAGNLRSVETALEHLGASYRVSPDPADIATADKILFPGVGEAAHAMAVLRKRGIPQALTEAVKKGTPVLGICIGSQIILDASDEGPTECLGLEAGRAKYFSSEFQAHGITGLKVPHMGWNQVRVNESHPSAGLFRGIPENSSFYFVHSYYPEPRDASVHLAETEYGFPFVSAYGRENLIACQFHPEKSGPAGLRLLDNFIRNF, encoded by the coding sequence ATGATAACCGTAATTGATTATGATGCAGGCAACCTCCGTTCGGTGGAAACTGCCCTGGAACATCTGGGGGCCTCCTACCGGGTAAGCCCCGACCCCGCAGATATTGCAACTGCCGATAAAATTCTCTTTCCCGGGGTGGGTGAGGCTGCCCATGCCATGGCGGTGCTCCGAAAGCGGGGCATTCCCCAGGCCCTTACCGAAGCGGTGAAAAAGGGAACTCCTGTTCTGGGAATTTGTATCGGAAGCCAGATTATTCTGGATGCCTCCGATGAAGGACCCACCGAATGTCTGGGTCTGGAAGCCGGCCGGGCGAAATACTTCAGCAGCGAATTCCAGGCCCACGGCATTACCGGATTGAAAGTGCCCCACATGGGCTGGAATCAGGTGCGGGTGAATGAGTCCCATCCTTCTGCCGGGCTGTTCAGGGGCATTCCGGAGAATTCCAGTTTTTACTTTGTTCACAGCTATTATCCGGAGCCCCGGGATGCATCGGTTCACCTGGCGGAGACCGAATACGGTTTTCCCTTTGTTTCCGCCTACGGCAGGGAAAATCTTATTGCATGTCAGTTTCATCCCGAAAAGTCAGGTCCTGCAGGGCTGCGGCTTCTGGATAATTTTATCAGGAATTTTTAG